A segment of the Candidatus Caldatribacterium sp. genome:
ATATGGGACCAGGAAGGGGGTTTGTCCCTGGGGACCTGGAGTTGCCGAATGGGATCATAGGGAGAAAAGAAGGAAAGGAAAGCCAGAAAGGCAAGGAACGCAAAGATGGTGAAGCCGGTGGCAAAGCGGTAGTCCCGGAAGAGCTCTCGAAGGGTCTCCATACGCCCACCTACCTGTGCCGGATACGAGGGTCAAGAAGGGGATAGAAGAGGTCAAGAAGGAGTACCGAGGTGGCAATGGTGAAAATGGAGAGCACCGTAATGCCCATGACGAGGTTGTAGTCTCCCCTTGTGACCCCCCGGTAGAGCAAAAGCCCTATCCCCGGATAGGAGAATACCATCTCCACGATGAGCACACCGCTAAAGACCTGCCCGAGGGCAAGGGTGAGCTGTGTAACCTGGGGGAGCATGGCGTTTTTGAGGACATACCGAAAGACGATTCGCCGCTCCTTAACCCCTCCCACCCGGGCGTACTCCACGAAATCTTCCCGTTTCACGTTCTGCACGAGGAGCTTCATCTGCTGGAACCAGACCACACCCCCGAGGACAACAAGAGTCAGAGCGGGAAGAAAAGAACTCCGAAGGATGGTGACCACAAGGTTCCAGTTCCAGGTTACGTTCCGGCCCAAAATGAGTCCCCCTGCCGGGAAAAGAGGCCAAAGGTACGCAAAAAGGATGAGGAGCACAACCCCAAAGATGTAATGGGGAATGGGGCGGATAACCATGATGACGGCATCGAGAATCTTCGACCAGGATTTCCCGGAAAAGTACCCCGCAATGCCTCCAATGACATTTCCAAGAATCCAGGAAAGAAGCGTTGAGGTGACGAAAAGACCTATCGTCCAGGGCAGGTAGATGCGCAGAAGCTGCGATACCGGGGTGGGGAACTGGAAGAAGGAGGGACCAAAGTCAAGGGTAAAAATGCGCCGCCACATCGTGAGGTATTGCTCAAAAAGGCTCCCCTTGAGCCCATAGAGTTCTTTTAAGGTCTCCATGAGACTCCGCACTGCCTGAGGGTCAAGAGAAGAACCTTGAGTTTGGATTTGAGCGATGATTTCAAGCACCGGGTCCTGGCCGGCAAAGCGGGGAATGAAGAACACCGCCGTAATGCCGCAGAAGACCACAAGTACGTACTGGATAAGCCTTGGGGCAAGGTAGTCTCGAACGAATCGCATGCTCATACCTCCATGCGGCCCCCTTTCGGGGGCCGCACAAATACTACTTTTTGGGTTTCAGGAACGGGAGCATGTATTTGAAGTTCGGCCAGTGCTGGTAGGGTTGAGAGTAGGGGTTCTCGGCACCGGGGTAGTTCTCCCAGTAGTACTCATCCCAGGCCACGGCTCCACAGTACCCATAGGTCGGAATGGTGGGCATCTCTTCGACGAGAATCTTCAAAGCTTCAATACCGAGAAGACGAGTGGTCTCCACATCGGCAAAGGGGTCGGTTGCCTCAAGCTTTGCGATGACCTCGTCCAGCCGAGGATTGGACCACCGGGCCGCGCCACCAGGACCAAGGGTTACTGCCTGCCCTATGGGTGCGACAAGGCTTGAACGCCAGGGATCGAGAGTCCTCGAAAGGTCCACTCCTGCTCCCCAGGGCTCTGCTGCCGGCCACATGGTCCCGACCTCGAACTCGCCCATGAGGTGGAGACTGTTGAAAGCTTCGGTGGCATTCACCGTAGCATCGATGCCGAACTTCCTCCACTGCTCTGCCGCCGCCATGGCATTCCGGTAGTGGTGGTGCGCAGGGTTTGTATCCGTCACAATGGTAATCTTCCACGGATTACCATTGGGCAGGTACCACTTGCCATCCGCACCCCTTGTGAAACCATGCTTTTTGAGGAGCTTTTCCGCAACCTCAGGCGCGTACTTCCACCAGCCGATGCCAAAGAGTTCCTTGATAACCTTCGGGTCTTCGGGAACCGGGTATCCTCGTTCCTTTGCCGCCTGGGCAATACGCTGCGGGATTTCTGGATCAAAGGGCTTGAACTTCTCCCCGTTCCCAAGGTCGAGTTCGAAGTTCTTCAGCCATTCCTCCATGGGGTTGAAGAAAGCTTCAACGTACGCGGGAACAGGAGGAAGGTGAATGGGGCTTACCGGAGCCATGAGGTCGAAGGCCGTGGCCATGTACTCCACCATGTTGATTGCAAGAGTCAATGCCCAGCGGACATCCTTAATGTTGTACGGTTCCACCATGTTGTTGAAGATGATACCGGTAATGCAGGGGTCGATGTTCACCACCCAGGGCCATTCCTTTCGCCAGCCTCGGGTTGTGTCACTCCGCTCAAGGACCACTCGAAGTCCCTCGGGAGCAAACTGGGCCATGTCGAGCTCATGCCGGAGTTGAGCAAGAATCTTTGCTTCCTCAGTTTCAAAAGCCTGGAAGAGCACGTACTTCGGTTTTGGTTCCCCGTAGAGCATTCCTGTAGGAGTCCTCTGCCAGTCTTCCCTCCGCTCCCACAAGGTCCAGAAACCGGCGGGATCGTAATCCTTGAGGACACATGGGCCACATCCTATCGGAGGATTGAACTCGAAAGTCACCGGGTCCTCAACTTTTTCGAAAATGTGCTTGGGCATAATGCGGAGGCATCCCCACCGGTCCAGGAAATGGGTGTGGAACCGGGAATTCGGCTTCTTCAGCTCCACGACAACTGTATAGTCATCGGTCTTGTAGACCTTGTCAACGAACTCGGCCATGGGACCATGGTAGAGAAGGCCAGGGGTTCGGATATGGAGGTCAATGGTGTACACTACATCATCGGCGGTGAAAGGCACACCATCGCTCCAGTAGACACCCTGGCGGAGCTTAATAGTCATCTTCGTGAAATCCTCGTTGTACTGAGGAAGTTCAGCTGCGGA
Coding sequences within it:
- a CDS encoding ABC transporter substrate-binding protein produces the protein MRRVALVIGLVLVLAGVAFAQLPGGVPRNETLIVDQLTGRVGTPSNFNLWAGWRWQDRGLQQLVCEPLWTVDYATGEIICGSAAELPQYNEDFTKMTIKLRQGVYWSDGVPFTADDVVYTIDLHIRTPGLLYHGPMAEFVDKVYKTDDYTVVVELKKPNSRFHTHFLDRWGCLRIMPKHIFEKVEDPVTFEFNPPIGCGPCVLKDYDPAGFWTLWERREDWQRTPTGMLYGEPKPKYVLFQAFETEEAKILAQLRHELDMAQFAPEGLRVVLERSDTTRGWRKEWPWVVNIDPCITGIIFNNMVEPYNIKDVRWALTLAINMVEYMATAFDLMAPVSPIHLPPVPAYVEAFFNPMEEWLKNFELDLGNGEKFKPFDPEIPQRIAQAAKERGYPVPEDPKVIKELFGIGWWKYAPEVAEKLLKKHGFTRGADGKWYLPNGNPWKITIVTDTNPAHHHYRNAMAAAEQWRKFGIDATVNATEAFNSLHLMGEFEVGTMWPAAEPWGAGVDLSRTLDPWRSSLVAPIGQAVTLGPGGAARWSNPRLDEVIAKLEATDPFADVETTRLLGIEALKILVEEMPTIPTYGYCGAVAWDEYYWENYPGAENPYSQPYQHWPNFKYMLPFLKPKK
- a CDS encoding ABC transporter permease; translation: MRFVRDYLAPRLIQYVLVVFCGITAVFFIPRFAGQDPVLEIIAQIQTQGSSLDPQAVRSLMETLKELYGLKGSLFEQYLTMWRRIFTLDFGPSFFQFPTPVSQLLRIYLPWTIGLFVTSTLLSWILGNVIGGIAGYFSGKSWSKILDAVIMVIRPIPHYIFGVVLLILFAYLWPLFPAGGLILGRNVTWNWNLVVTILRSSFLPALTLVVLGGVVWFQQMKLLVQNVKREDFVEYARVGGVKERRIVFRYVLKNAMLPQVTQLTLALGQVFSGVLIVEMVFSYPGIGLLLYRGVTRGDYNLVMGITVLSIFTIATSVLLLDLFYPLLDPRIRHR